The Anoplopoma fimbria isolate UVic2021 breed Golden Eagle Sablefish chromosome 5, Afim_UVic_2022, whole genome shotgun sequence genome contains a region encoding:
- the LOC129091062 gene encoding elongation of very long chain fatty acids protein 6-like, giving the protein MKMNASELNSPPAEYDFERLFDETRALEWMQENWSKAFMFCGLYAAFVFGGQHFMRERPKLNLRRPLVLWSLSLAIFSIIGALRTGSYMLHVLTASGFRQSVCDNSFYSAPVSKFWAYAFVLSKAPELGDTVFIILRKQRLIFLHWYHHITVLLYSWYSYKDQVAGGGWFMTMNYVVHSLMYTYYAARAAGMRVPRPCAMIITATQILQMVMGLTVLGLVYRWMHEVHCPSNMDNIAWGTLMYLSYLVLFAVFFYRSYLQGSSGDKGSKAE; this is encoded by the exons atgaaaatgaacgcGTCTGAGCTCAACTCCCCGCCGGCGGAGTACGACTTCGAGCGGCTGTTCGACGAGACACGAGCCCTGGAATGGATGCAGGAGAACTG GAGCAAGGCCTTCATGTTCTGTGGCCTGTATGCTGCGTTCGTCTTCGGTGGTCAGCACTTCATGAGGGAACGACCGAAGCTGAACCTGAGACGCCCGTTGGTGCTGTGGTCACTCAGCCTCGCCATCTTCAG CATCATCGGAGCGCTGAGGACTGGATCCTACATGCTGCACGTCCTCACAGCCAGCGGCTTCAGGCAGTCGGTGTGTGACAACAGTTTCTACAGCGCCCCCGTCAGCAAATTCTGGGCCTACGCCTTCGTTCTCAGCAAGGCCCCCGAGCTCG GTGACACGGTGTTCATCATCCTCCGGAAGCAGCGCCTCATCTTCCTGCACTGGTACCACCACATCACCGTGCTGCTCTACTCCTGGTACTCCTACAAGGACCAGGTGGCGGGCGGCGGCTGGTTCATGACCATGAACTACGTGGTCCATTCCCTCATGTACACGTACTACGCCGCCCGGGCCGCCGGCATGCGGGTTCCCCGTCCCTGCGCCATGATCATCACGGCCACGCAGATCCTGCAGATGGTGATGGGCCTGACGGTGCTGGGTCTGGTGTACCGCTGGATGCACGAGGTGCACTGCCCGTCCAACATGGACAACATCGCGTGGGGAACCCTCATGTACCTCAGCTACCTGGTCCTGTTCGCCGTGTTCTTCTACAGATCCTACCTCCAAGGCTCCTCTGGGGACAAAGGCTCCAAGGCAGAGTAG